A window of Apium graveolens cultivar Ventura chromosome 8, ASM990537v1, whole genome shotgun sequence contains these coding sequences:
- the LOC141678339 gene encoding F-box protein CPR1-like, with protein MRTRSNLIILCRSIGMASVGSDAGMHRVDIDTLLHSVLKCPMDWDFFSKFIGTCNGVVLLYDGYEHITFWNPTIRTYIDLIHPRASTPQNPNGNIKYNFGFGYDHFNDDYKVVMSFQLDITAVLNGEEIVKEAYVFSLKSNIWRKIGDFPYFVCKSGCYGAYVGGSLYWTCVERSVDSNFRSLIVAFDLATEEYRIIPTPLYEDISSEVEITIGSLEESLWAHCSLVVEGEEDSVGFSDTWILHEVDKEPYSWTKLLSLDYPSKFCKPLAYSKRGKNVLLDNRMKLLWYDLVKGEEGREINIRGLPDYFGSDVCVESLVHLDCGSSDKENQHIGEEKVVEDDIQSNEESIFSVIANFVTELFRGIFEF; from the exons ATGAGAACTCGCTCTAATCTTATCATACTTTGCAGGAGCATAGGAATGGCTTCTGTTGGCAGTGATGCAGGTATGCATCGTGTTGATATTGATACACTCTTACATTCTGTACTAAAATGTCCTATGGACTGGGATTTTTTCAGTAAATTTATTGGCACCTGTAATGGTGTAGTCTTATTGTACGATGGATATGAACATATAACCTTTTGGAATCCGACTATTCGTACTTATATTGACCTGATTCATCCTCGTGCAAGTACTCCTCAGAATCCAAATGggaatattaaatataattttggCTTTGGGTATGATCATTTCAATGATGATTACAAAGTGGTGATGTCTTTTCAGTTGGATATTACAGCAGTACTAAATGGTGAGGAAATTGTTAAGGAAGCTTATGTTTTTAGTTTGAAATCAAATATATGGAGAAAAATAGGAGACTTTCCGTATTTTGTTTGTAAAAGTGGATGTTATGGTGCATATGTTGGTGGTTCCTTATACTGGACTTGTGTGGAGCGAAGTGTTGATTCTAATTTCCGCAGCTTAATTGTTGCATTTGATCTTGCAACGGAAGAGTATAGGATTATACCAACGCCCCTATATGAAGATATTAGTTCTGAGGTTGAAATTACAATTGGGTCGTTGGAAGAATCTCTTTGGGCTCACTGCTCTTTGGTCGTTGAAGGTGAAGAGGACTCGGTGGGCTTTTCAGACACATGGATACTCCACGAAGTAGACAAAGAACCGTATTCGTGGACAAAATTACTTTCACTAGATTATCCAAGTAAATTTTGTAAGCCATTGGCATATTCAAAGCGTGGTAAGAATGTACTTTTGGATAACCGCATGAAGTTGTTATGGTATGATCTAGTCAAGGGAGAGGAAGGACGAGAGATAAATATTAGGGGTTTGCCTGACTACTTTGGCTCAGACGTCTGTGTTGAAAGTCTTGTTCATCTTGATTGCGGTTCAAGTGATAAGGAGAATCAGCATATAGGAGAGGAAAAGGTTGTCGAAGACGATATACAAAGTAATGAAG AATCAATCTTCTCTGTGATCGCAAACTTTGTGACTGAACTATTCAGGGGGATCTTTGAGTTTTGA
- the LOC141679256 gene encoding F-box protein CPR1-like, translating to MSKEMFFDAPFEVVVCIFAHLPAKKLLCYRSVSKAYCDLIDSRYFANLHWCNSMRTRSNLIILCRSIGMASVGSDAGMHRVDIDTLLHSVLKCPMDWDFFSKFIGTCNGVVLLYDGYEHITFWNPTIRTYIDLIHPRASTPQNPNGNIKYNFGFGYDHFNDDYKVVMSFQLDITAVLNGEEIVKEAYVFSLKSNIWRKIGDFPYFVCKSGCYGAYVGGSLYWTCVERSVDSNFRSLIVAFDLATEEYRIIPTPLYEDISSEVEITIGSLEESLWAHCSLVVEGEEDSVGFSDTWILHEVDKEPYSWTKLLSLDYPIVMV from the exons atgtcaaaggagatGTTCTTTGATGCTCCCTTTGAGGTAGTGGTATGCATTTTCGCTCACTTACCTGCCAAAAAACTGTTGTGCTATCGCTCAGTTTCGAAAGCCTATTGTGATTTGATCGACAGTCGATACTTTGCCAACCTGCATTGGTGTAATTCCATGAGAACTCGCTCTAATCTTATCATACTTTGCAGGAGCATAGGAATGGCTTCTGTTGGCAGTGATGCAGGTATGCATCGTGTTGATATTGATACACTCTTACATTCTGTACTAAAATGTCCTATGGACTGGGATTTTTTCAGTAAATTTATTGGCACCTGTAATGGTGTAGTCTTATTGTACGATGGATATGAACATATAACCTTTTGGAATCCGACTATTCGTACTTATATTGACCTGATTCATCCTCGTGCAAGTACTCCTCAGAATCCAAATGggaatattaaatataattttggCTTTGGGTATGATCATTTCAATGATGATTACAAAGTGGTGATGTCTTTTCAGTTGGATATTACAGCAGTACTAAATGGTGAGGAAATTGTTAAGGAAGCTTATGTTTTTAGTTTGAAATCAAATATATGGAGAAAAATAGGAGACTTTCCGTATTTTGTTTGTAAAAGTGGATGTTATGGTGCATATGTTGGTGGTTCCTTATACTGGACTTGTGTGGAGCGAAGTGTTGATTCTAATTTCCGCAGCTTAATTGTTGCATTTGATCTTGCAACGGAAGAGTATAGGATTATACCAACGCCCCTATATGAAGATATTAGTTCTGAGGTTGAAATTACAATTGGGTCGTTGGAAGAATCTCTTTGGGCTCACTGCTCTTTGGTCGTTGAAGGTGAAGAGGACTCGGTGGGCTTTTCAGACACATGGATACTCCACGAAGTAGACAAAGAACCGTATTCGTGGACAAAATTACTTTCACTAGATTATCCAA TTGTTATGGTATGA